The following are encoded in a window of Narcine bancroftii isolate sNarBan1 chromosome 2, sNarBan1.hap1, whole genome shotgun sequence genomic DNA:
- the LOC138753808 gene encoding EEF1A lysine methyltransferase 3-like isoform X1 produces the protein MSYQKPENLIFVPLSWTLPQAEYGGYTSCSGRGRGLTDQNLVEGTSLVLTDRHVCLRSKSTRMSAIDDKKPWWQEKTFEFSGHTLKMAMFKESSLGVSAYVWEPGVELCQYFHNEKVNFAGKKILELGSGTGIVGILAVLLGGDVTLTDRPRVLKQIEYNVAANIPSHSRHRAKVGTLVWGDDQFNYSTDFEVILGSDIVYSPIHFPALVKTLLHFCSVNTVIYLSSNLNARMGAENFHKEVLPKLFNCELVHSNKGNCIYKVTKECTDNAD, from the exons ATGAGTTATCAGAAACCGGAGAATTTAATATTCGTCCCATTGAGTTGGACTCTTCCCCAAGCGGAATATGGAGGATATACTTCTTGCAGTGGAAGAGGCCGAGGACTGACAG ATCAAAACCTTGTTGAGGGAACGAGCCTGGTGCTGACTGATAGACACGTCTGTCTCCGTTCAAAATCAACGAGGATGAGTGCCATCGATGACAAAAAACCCTGGTGGCAAGAGAAAACATTTGAATTTAGTGGTCACACTTTAAAAATGGCAATGTTTAAAGAATCTTCTTTGGGCGTCTCCGCTTATGTCTGGGAACCG GGCGTTGAACTTTGTCAATATTTTCACAACGAGAAGGTGAATTTTGCTGGGAAGAAGATACTCGAACTGGGATCTGGAACGGGAATTGTGGGGATTTTAGCAGTACTGCTCG GCGGAGATGTCACTCTGACCGACCGACCGCGCGTTTTGAAACAAATCGAGTACAACGTCGCTGCCAACATCCCATCTCACTCCAGACACAGAGCAAAGGTTGGAACCCTGGTTTGGGGCGATGATCAATTCAACTACTCCACAGACTTTGAAGTCATTCTTGGCTCCGATATTGTGTACAGCCCAATACATTTTCCCGCTCTGGTGAAAACACTGTTGCATTTCTGCAGCGTAAATACTGTAATATATTTATCCTCGAACCTTAACGCCAGGATGGGAGCTGAAAATTTCCATAAGGAGGTCTTACCAAAGTTGTTCAATTGCGAATTAGTTCATTCAAACAAGGGAAATTGTATTTACAAAGTAACCAAAGAATGCACTGATAATGCGGACTAG
- the LOC138753808 gene encoding EEF1A lysine methyltransferase 3-like isoform X2 yields MSAIDDKKPWWQEKTFEFSGHTLKMAMFKESSLGVSAYVWEPGVELCQYFHNEKVNFAGKKILELGSGTGIVGILAVLLGGDVTLTDRPRVLKQIEYNVAANIPSHSRHRAKVGTLVWGDDQFNYSTDFEVILGSDIVYSPIHFPALVKTLLHFCSVNTVIYLSSNLNARMGAENFHKEVLPKLFNCELVHSNKGNCIYKVTKECTDNAD; encoded by the exons ATGAGTGCCATCGATGACAAAAAACCCTGGTGGCAAGAGAAAACATTTGAATTTAGTGGTCACACTTTAAAAATGGCAATGTTTAAAGAATCTTCTTTGGGCGTCTCCGCTTATGTCTGGGAACCG GGCGTTGAACTTTGTCAATATTTTCACAACGAGAAGGTGAATTTTGCTGGGAAGAAGATACTCGAACTGGGATCTGGAACGGGAATTGTGGGGATTTTAGCAGTACTGCTCG GCGGAGATGTCACTCTGACCGACCGACCGCGCGTTTTGAAACAAATCGAGTACAACGTCGCTGCCAACATCCCATCTCACTCCAGACACAGAGCAAAGGTTGGAACCCTGGTTTGGGGCGATGATCAATTCAACTACTCCACAGACTTTGAAGTCATTCTTGGCTCCGATATTGTGTACAGCCCAATACATTTTCCCGCTCTGGTGAAAACACTGTTGCATTTCTGCAGCGTAAATACTGTAATATATTTATCCTCGAACCTTAACGCCAGGATGGGAGCTGAAAATTTCCATAAGGAGGTCTTACCAAAGTTGTTCAATTGCGAATTAGTTCATTCAAACAAGGGAAATTGTATTTACAAAGTAACCAAAGAATGCACTGATAATGCGGACTAG